A region from the Natronomonas salsuginis genome encodes:
- a CDS encoding M42 family metallopeptidase: protein MSGDFDFDHELLADLVETPGVPGYEDRIRALVRAELEPHVDRIRSDAMGTLVGTIEGANPAYDVVVAAHVDEIGFIIKYVDDEGFLELDALGGWDPRILRAQRVTVHTDDEHLPGIIGAVPPHTLTEEQKESKPEIKDVRIDLGLDAEAVAERVSVGDLVTMDGRLARVGEFVTGKSLDNRVSVLAMIEAARRLDAPDVTVHFAATAQEEVGLRGASALGVDLDADLVLAIDTTVANDVPGFEPGERVTQLGEGAAIKLKDSSVITNHKLHRRIRRIAEERDIDYQLEVLPAGGTDTGSLQRAGGARPAGAISVPTRYLHTPTESVHRDDLAATIDLLVATLETEDGTHDYTL, encoded by the coding sequence ATGTCTGGCGACTTCGATTTCGATCACGAACTGCTCGCGGACCTCGTCGAAACGCCGGGCGTCCCGGGGTACGAAGACCGCATTCGGGCGCTCGTTCGCGCCGAACTCGAACCGCACGTCGATCGAATTCGCTCCGACGCGATGGGCACCCTCGTCGGAACGATCGAGGGGGCGAATCCGGCGTACGATGTCGTCGTCGCCGCCCACGTCGACGAGATCGGGTTCATCATCAAGTACGTCGACGACGAGGGGTTCCTCGAACTCGACGCGCTCGGCGGCTGGGATCCGCGGATCCTCCGCGCTCAGCGCGTCACCGTCCACACCGACGACGAACACCTGCCGGGAATCATCGGCGCGGTCCCGCCGCACACGCTCACGGAGGAACAAAAGGAGTCGAAACCGGAGATCAAAGACGTCCGTATCGACCTCGGACTCGACGCCGAGGCGGTCGCAGAGCGCGTCTCCGTCGGTGACCTCGTCACGATGGACGGTCGGCTCGCGCGCGTTGGCGAGTTCGTCACGGGAAAATCGCTGGATAACCGCGTGTCGGTACTCGCGATGATCGAGGCCGCGCGTCGCCTCGACGCCCCGGACGTCACCGTGCACTTCGCCGCGACGGCTCAAGAGGAGGTGGGTCTCCGCGGCGCGTCGGCGCTCGGTGTCGATCTGGACGCTGACCTCGTGCTCGCGATCGACACCACGGTCGCGAACGATGTCCCCGGGTTCGAACCAGGCGAGCGCGTCACCCAACTCGGAGAGGGGGCCGCGATCAAGCTGAAGGACTCGAGCGTCATCACGAACCACAAGCTGCACCGCCGGATCCGCCGAATCGCCGAGGAACGGGATATCGACTACCAACTCGAAGTGCTCCCGGCCGGCGGCACGGACACGGGAAGCCTCCAGCGGGCCGGGGGTGCGCGACCCGCCGGTGCGATTTCCGTGCCGACGCGGTATCTGCACACGCCGACCGAGAGCGTTCACCGTGACGATCTAGCGGCGACGATCGACCTCCTCGTCGCCACCCTCGAAACCGAGGACGGCACGCACGACTACACACTCTGA
- a CDS encoding NAD(+)/NADH kinase has product MSGQRVGIVGSERVTEAIEAAGGEPVDDDRAFDTVAFVVAETESAITDLARDGLDAPILAVEVEGIPSVPIDRLEASIERIRHGSVPTMRHPVVTAAGSFDPIGAVFDVALMAAEPARISEFSVHCAGEEISRFRADGVVASTPAGSVGYNRNAGGPTVALGTGVASIVPIAPFATAAGDWVLSIDDVELRVERDETPVELLADGRRELPVAADDAIALSTAGTIETYAPPGATGAFGDWTGTDGD; this is encoded by the coding sequence ATGAGCGGACAGCGCGTCGGGATCGTCGGCAGCGAACGAGTGACCGAGGCCATCGAAGCCGCGGGGGGAGAGCCAGTCGACGACGACAGAGCATTCGATACCGTGGCATTCGTCGTCGCGGAGACGGAGTCGGCGATCACCGATCTCGCCAGAGACGGCCTCGATGCCCCGATACTGGCGGTCGAGGTCGAGGGGATTCCGTCGGTCCCGATCGATCGCCTCGAAGCGTCCATCGAGCGCATCCGTCACGGATCGGTGCCGACGATGCGTCATCCCGTCGTCACCGCCGCTGGTTCGTTCGATCCGATCGGAGCCGTCTTCGACGTCGCACTTATGGCCGCCGAGCCGGCCCGGATCTCGGAGTTCTCGGTTCACTGTGCCGGTGAGGAGATCTCCAGATTCCGAGCGGACGGCGTCGTCGCGTCGACGCCAGCGGGAAGCGTCGGCTACAACCGTAACGCCGGTGGGCCGACCGTCGCACTGGGTACCGGCGTCGCCTCGATCGTGCCTATCGCCCCCTTCGCAACGGCGGCCGGCGACTGGGTCCTTTCGATCGACGACGTCGAACTCCGCGTCGAGCGCGACGAAACGCCGGTCGAACTGCTCGCCGACGGACGCCGGGAGCTGCCCGTCGCGGCCGACGATGCGATCGCGCTGTCGACGGCCGGAACGATCGAGACGTACGCCCCTCCAGGGGCGACGGGGGCGTTCGGGGATTGGACCGGGACGGACGGGGACTGA